A genomic segment from Elusimicrobiota bacterium encodes:
- a CDS encoding acetyl-CoA decarbonylase/synthase complex subunit delta yields MERLLEKSVSTISELIIGGGTRSKEIKIGGEGALPFLCSDGEIPNKPVIAVEVWDTIPEEWPLIAEEFKDIVNDVVKWSKKAEEWGADLICLRLESCHPDKNNSNAAYAAETVKKVLNATKLPLIIIGCGHPEKDQEILPAIAEAAKGEKILLGMATKDNYKTITAAALAAGHSVIAESPLDINLAKQLNILISDMGLPLDRIAMHHTTGGLGYGFEYCYSIMERCRLAGLAGDKNMATPIINMIAEETWKTKEAKTPLDEQPTWGELHKRALGWEIVCASGYLQAGVDVLVLEHPETIKTIKQTINNLNR; encoded by the coding sequence ATGGAAAGATTATTAGAAAAATCAGTATCGACAATTTCTGAGCTTATCATTGGCGGAGGGACTCGTTCAAAAGAAATAAAAATCGGAGGCGAAGGCGCTCTTCCTTTTTTATGCTCGGACGGGGAAATACCCAATAAACCTGTAATAGCGGTTGAAGTCTGGGATACAATCCCGGAAGAATGGCCTTTAATAGCCGAAGAATTCAAAGATATTGTAAACGATGTAGTTAAATGGTCAAAAAAAGCTGAGGAATGGGGAGCAGACCTTATTTGCCTGCGCCTTGAATCCTGCCATCCGGACAAAAATAATAGTAACGCTGCCTACGCTGCGGAAACAGTTAAAAAGGTTCTAAACGCAACAAAACTTCCTCTTATTATAATCGGTTGCGGCCATCCTGAGAAAGACCAGGAAATTTTGCCCGCAATTGCAGAAGCCGCAAAAGGCGAAAAAATTCTTTTAGGGATGGCAACAAAAGATAACTACAAAACAATTACCGCTGCAGCGCTTGCAGCAGGCCATAGCGTTATCGCGGAATCTCCTCTTGATATTAATCTGGCAAAACAACTGAATATTTTAATTTCGGATATGGGTTTGCCTCTTGATAGAATTGCAATGCATCACACAACTGGCGGGTTAGGTTACGGTTTTGAATACTGCTATTCAATTATGGAGCGCTGCCGGCTGGCAGGCCTTGCCGGAGACAAAAATATGGCGACACCAATTATCAACATGATAGCTGAAGAAACCTGGAAAACCAAAGAAGCAAAAACACCTCTTGACGAACAGCCAACCTGGGGTGAACTTCATAAAAGAGCACTCGGATGGGAAATTGTCTGTGCCAGCGGTTATCTTCAAGCCGGGGTAGACGTGCTTGTTCTTGAACACCCGGAAACAATTAAAACCATTAAACAAACAATAAATAACTTAAACAGATGA
- a CDS encoding dihydropteroate synthase, with amino-acid sequence MIVIGEKINGMFKSIRESIQTKNKQIIQDIVKKQLESGADVLDVNVGPASADQLNDMVWLINTIREVTKAPLAVDTTKADVMDKGLSLAGENCFLNSTTGEEEKLNIFLPMAKKHNSKIIALTIDKAGIPNHAEGRLEIAANIMAKAMEFEIDPSNLYIDAVILPVNVAQQHAPAVLETIKQTKLLCDPSPKTILGLSNVSQGTNVRQLIDRTFLVMAIASGLDAAIVNPLDKDLMDAMITAELLSGKNIYCDSFLQAYRRK; translated from the coding sequence ATGATCGTAATCGGCGAGAAAATTAACGGGATGTTTAAAAGTATAAGAGAATCGATTCAGACAAAAAATAAACAGATAATCCAGGATATAGTAAAAAAACAGCTTGAATCCGGCGCGGATGTACTAGATGTAAATGTTGGCCCTGCGTCAGCTGACCAGCTTAACGACATGGTTTGGCTTATAAATACAATACGGGAAGTAACTAAAGCCCCATTGGCGGTTGATACCACAAAAGCCGACGTTATGGATAAAGGATTAAGCCTGGCCGGCGAAAACTGCTTTTTAAACTCTACGACAGGCGAGGAAGAAAAACTTAACATTTTTCTGCCCATGGCAAAAAAACATAATTCAAAAATAATAGCGCTCACCATCGATAAAGCAGGAATACCCAACCATGCTGAAGGCAGGTTAGAAATAGCGGCTAATATAATGGCAAAAGCCATGGAGTTTGAAATAGACCCTTCAAATCTTTACATAGATGCCGTAATACTGCCGGTAAATGTAGCGCAACAGCATGCACCTGCGGTTTTGGAAACTATAAAACAGACAAAATTGCTCTGCGACCCTTCTCCAAAAACAATCTTAGGCCTTTCAAACGTCTCCCAGGGGACAAATGTAAGGCAGCTTATAGACAGGACATTTCTTGTAATGGCAATTGCATCAGGGCTTGATGCCGCCATAGTTAACCCTTTGGATAAAGACCTTATGGATGCAATGATAACTGCAGAACTTCTTTCCGGGAAAAACATTTATTGTGATTCCTTCCTTCAGGCATACCGGAGGAAATAA
- a CDS encoding pyridoxal phosphate-dependent aminotransferase family protein, with protein MASGCYPYFHKIETAQGPEVLINGEKKIICCSNNYLGITQHPKVIESAINAIKKYGTSCTGSRFLSGNTDLHEKVEKKFAKFIGKEAALLFTTGHHSNLGAISTLVTKGEYVITDKLDHASIIDGCRLSFGQMLRFRHNNMDDLERLLSKFRDTPKLIVVDGIFSMEGDICNLPEIVKLGKIYNARVMVDDAHSLGVLGKNGKGTAEHFNLEPEPDIIMVTASKSLASIGGFIVAREEVIHYIKHSARSLIFTASLPAAQVAAIDASLDIIQQEPERREKLWENTRKMLDGFKALGFNTKDSTTPIIPIHVGDNMKALQMWRLLYDEGVFCSPVISPAVPEGEAIIRTSYMAIHTDEHLDRVLNAFEKVGKHMGIISGTYKPRKATDKIPKEKLFKGFKGLKIGSKEISAGSKKWMKNLFWRFGK; from the coding sequence ATGGCCTCCGGGTGTTATCCGTATTTTCACAAAATTGAAACTGCCCAGGGACCGGAAGTTCTTATTAACGGCGAAAAAAAGATAATCTGCTGTTCAAATAATTACCTGGGAATAACCCAACACCCAAAAGTCATTGAATCCGCTATTAACGCTATAAAAAAATACGGAACAAGCTGTACTGGTTCAAGATTTTTAAGCGGGAACACAGATCTGCATGAAAAAGTTGAAAAAAAGTTCGCAAAATTTATCGGCAAAGAAGCGGCGCTTCTTTTCACTACCGGGCATCATTCTAATTTAGGAGCAATTTCAACGCTCGTTACAAAAGGGGAATATGTAATTACGGATAAACTTGACCATGCTTCAATAATCGACGGATGCCGGCTGTCATTTGGGCAGATGTTAAGATTCCGCCATAATAATATGGATGACCTGGAACGGCTTCTTTCGAAATTCCGCGACACTCCCAAGCTTATTGTTGTTGACGGCATATTCAGCATGGAGGGGGATATTTGCAACCTCCCGGAAATAGTAAAACTCGGAAAAATATATAACGCCAGGGTTATGGTAGACGATGCCCATTCACTCGGCGTGTTAGGCAAAAATGGCAAGGGAACCGCAGAACATTTCAACCTTGAACCTGAGCCGGATATTATTATGGTAACGGCATCAAAATCACTTGCATCCATCGGCGGATTTATAGTGGCACGCGAAGAAGTCATCCATTACATCAAACATTCTGCCAGGTCTCTTATATTTACGGCAAGCCTGCCGGCCGCGCAGGTAGCGGCTATTGATGCATCACTCGATATTATCCAGCAGGAGCCGGAAAGAAGAGAAAAACTTTGGGAAAACACCCGCAAAATGCTCGATGGTTTTAAAGCCCTGGGTTTTAATACAAAAGACAGCACCACGCCGATTATACCAATCCATGTAGGCGATAATATGAAAGCCCTCCAGATGTGGCGGCTTCTTTATGATGAAGGCGTTTTCTGCTCGCCGGTTATCAGCCCGGCAGTACCGGAAGGTGAAGCCATAATCAGGACCAGTTATATGGCAATCCATACAGATGAGCATCTGGATCGTGTATTAAATGCATTTGAAAAAGTCGGTAAACATATGGGAATAATCAGCGGAACCTATAAACCAAGAAAAGCAACTGATAAAATCCCGAAAGAAAAACTTTTCAAGGGTTTTAAAGGCTTAAAAATAGGCTCAAAAGAAATAAGCGCCGGCTCAAAAAAATGGATGAAAAATTTATTCTGGAGGTTCGGTAAATGA
- a CDS encoding NAD-dependent epimerase/dehydratase family protein: protein MSRILITGANGFVGTNLAQKFVAGGHSVRCLIHKNLSEIKNIPVEIRYGNIADPASLTKAVKDIDFVFHCAGALRAKNIKTLYDINQTGTKNLIEAVHKYNPSIKRFVYVSSQAAMGPCINLEDPKDPNGLCGPVSDYGRSKMMGEREVLKFKDKIPVTILRPAAIYGPYDKDIFTFFQMASKGFFPILTGRKNCYVQLLFISDLIEICNLILTKNEFKSNIYFLAQKQHYSWHEIGKIIGEAIGKKVLIFTLPAWFIKFAAITSETAMRLIRNEASPFNRDKIKEFCQQYWLGDSSKTEQDFNFTFTSLANGAKITYNWYIQNKWLSRTKYQNQYL from the coding sequence ATGTCAAGAATACTAATTACCGGCGCAAATGGGTTTGTAGGCACTAATCTCGCGCAAAAATTCGTAGCCGGCGGACATTCTGTACGTTGCCTGATACATAAGAACCTGTCGGAAATTAAAAATATTCCTGTTGAAATCCGGTACGGAAATATAGCTGACCCTGCTTCTTTAACAAAGGCAGTCAAAGATATTGATTTTGTTTTCCACTGCGCCGGGGCCCTTCGCGCAAAAAACATTAAAACTTTATATGATATAAACCAAACCGGTACAAAAAACCTGATTGAAGCTGTTCACAAATACAACCCTTCGATAAAACGTTTTGTTTATGTTTCATCTCAGGCGGCTATGGGGCCGTGCATAAATCTGGAAGATCCAAAAGACCCGAACGGCCTTTGCGGTCCTGTTTCCGATTACGGCAGGAGCAAAATGATGGGGGAACGCGAAGTACTGAAATTCAAGGATAAAATCCCGGTTACGATTTTGAGGCCGGCGGCCATATACGGCCCTTACGATAAAGATATTTTTACTTTTTTCCAGATGGCTTCGAAAGGATTTTTTCCTATTCTTACCGGGAGGAAAAATTGTTATGTTCAATTGCTTTTTATCAGTGACCTCATAGAAATCTGCAATTTGATACTGACAAAAAATGAATTCAAAAGTAATATTTATTTCCTTGCGCAAAAACAGCATTATTCCTGGCATGAGATTGGGAAAATAATAGGCGAAGCAATTGGTAAAAAGGTTCTCATTTTCACATTACCGGCCTGGTTCATAAAATTTGCAGCGATTACATCCGAAACTGCTATGAGGCTTATAAGAAATGAAGCATCTCCTTTTAATAGGGACAAAATCAAAGAATTCTGCCAGCAATACTGGCTGGGTGATAGTTCAAAAACTGAACAAGATTTTAACTTCACTTTTACTTCACTTGCAAACGGAGCTAAAATTACATATAATTGGTACATTCAAAATAAATGGCTGAGTAGGACGAAATACCAAAATCAATACCTTTAG
- a CDS encoding acetate kinase — translation MKILVLNTRVHSIDFDVFEMPGEEKLCGGVIEKVGLDTALVTYKCRGMTEELMAIESILDHKAAVDAIIRIIITTEHKIINSSDEIAAVGHRIIHGGEKYFKSALIDEEVKKEIRNNFELAPLHNPYNLKGIEEIEQLLPGKPQVAVFDTAFHQTLNEVAYRYPISENVYQKFKMRKYGFHGISHRHVAERAAILLKKPLNKTNIISLHLGQGSSLCAVKNGVSADTSMGFTPLDGVMMMTRSGTISPGVIFHLLKEGWRIQDIDALLNRESGLLGIAGVSDEMLDNVKEMLSGNKKAKLAIDMFVYRLREYLGSYYFLFKKLDAICFTGGIGENSDVIRKMVCAELEHLGIKLDSTKNKKFNGKEAAINKPGSKIKIFVIPRDEKIIIARDTYKLVEGL, via the coding sequence ATGAAAATCCTTGTTTTAAACACCCGCGTCCATTCCATAGATTTTGACGTTTTTGAGATGCCCGGAGAGGAAAAACTCTGCGGGGGTGTTATCGAAAAAGTCGGGCTTGATACGGCTCTGGTTACTTATAAATGCCGCGGTATGACCGAAGAACTTATGGCTATAGAGTCTATTCTGGACCATAAAGCCGCCGTAGATGCAATTATAAGGATCATCATAACAACCGAACATAAAATTATTAATTCATCCGACGAAATTGCCGCTGTCGGGCATAGGATAATACATGGCGGCGAAAAATATTTTAAATCGGCGCTTATTGATGAAGAAGTAAAAAAAGAAATCCGGAATAATTTTGAGCTGGCCCCTTTGCATAACCCATACAACCTTAAAGGCATAGAAGAAATTGAGCAGCTGCTTCCAGGTAAACCCCAGGTTGCTGTATTCGACACTGCCTTTCATCAAACCTTAAACGAAGTCGCTTACAGGTATCCGATTTCAGAAAATGTATACCAAAAATTCAAAATGAGAAAATACGGATTTCACGGCATTTCACACAGACATGTTGCCGAAAGAGCAGCTATACTGCTGAAAAAACCGCTGAATAAAACCAATATTATTTCATTGCACCTGGGCCAGGGATCCAGTTTATGCGCCGTTAAAAACGGCGTTTCTGCTGATACTTCAATGGGTTTCACTCCGCTTGACGGCGTAATGATGATGACACGCTCAGGAACTATCAGCCCCGGAGTAATATTCCATTTATTAAAAGAAGGCTGGAGAATCCAGGACATTGATGCGCTGCTAAACAGGGAAAGCGGCTTATTAGGCATTGCCGGCGTATCGGACGAAATGCTCGACAATGTAAAGGAAATGCTTTCCGGAAACAAGAAAGCAAAATTAGCGATCGATATGTTTGTTTACAGGTTACGTGAATATCTGGGTTCCTACTATTTCCTGTTTAAAAAGCTTGATGCAATTTGTTTTACCGGAGGCATCGGCGAAAATTCGGACGTTATCAGGAAAATGGTTTGCGCTGAATTGGAACATTTAGGAATAAAACTTGATTCCACCAAAAACAAAAAATTCAACGGCAAAGAAGCGGCAATAAACAAACCCGGGTCAAAAATAAAGATATTTGTAATTCCCCGCGATGAAAAAATAATTATCGCTAGGGATACGTATAAGTTAGTGGAGGGCCTATGA